A stretch of Microtus pennsylvanicus isolate mMicPen1 chromosome 5, mMicPen1.hap1, whole genome shotgun sequence DNA encodes these proteins:
- the LOC142851288 gene encoding olfactory receptor 52H1-like, translated as MNNLSCYNPTSFILVGIPGLEKFHIWIGIPFCVIYAVAIVGNCILLYLIAVEQSLHEPMFILLSMLASTDLILSTTTVPKLLGNLWFGSQEITFSGCLSQMFFLHFSFVVDSAILLAMAFDRYVAICSPLRYNTILTPQVIVKIMVSIIVRSFLVILPVVFLLKRLPYCKTLVIPHTYCEHIGVARLSSADISINIWYGFSVPLMIVVSDVILIAVSYIFILRAVFLLSSQGARQKALSTCGSHVCVILMFYTPAFFSILAHRFGHSVPRNVLILFANLYVAIPPALNPVVYGVKTKKIQDKFLLLFSFKKTLSGL; from the coding sequence ATGAACAACCTAAGCTGTTACAACCCAACTTCCTTCATCCTTGTTGGGATACCCGGGTTGGAAAAGTTCCACATCTGGATCGGGATTCCCTTCTGTGTCATCTATGCTGTGGCCATTGTAGGCAACTGCATCCTCCTCTACCTGATTGCCGTGGAGCAGAGCCTCCATGAGCCCATGTTTATACTCCTGTCCATGCTGGCCAGCACAGACCTCATCTTGTCCACTACCACAGTACCCAAACTGCTGGGGAACCTCTGGTTTGGCTCCCAAGAGATTACCTTCTCTGGTTGTCTCTCTCAGATGTTCTTTCTACACTTCAGCTTTGTAGTAGACTCGGCTATCCTGTTAGCCATGGCATTTGATCGCTATGTGGCTATCTGCTCGCCCTTGAGGTACAACACCATCCTGACCCCACAGGTCATTGTCAAGATCATGGTGAGCATCATTGTGAGGAGCTTCTTGGTCATCCTGCCAGTTGTTTTCCTTCTGAAGCGGTTGCCATATTGCAAGACACTTGTTATCCCTCACACATATTGTGAGCATATAGGGGTAGCCAGGCTTTCCTCTGCAGACATCTCTATCAACATCTGGTACGGGTTTTCAGTTCCCCTCATGATTGTCGTCTCCGATGTCATCCTGATTGCTGTATCCTACATCTTCATCCTCAGGGCAGTTTTCCTGCTCTCCTCCCAGGGTGCCCGCCAAAAGGCCCTGAGCACATGCGGGTCCCATGTCTGTGTCATCCTCATGTTCTACACACCTGCCTTCTTCTCCATCCTTGCTCACCGTTTTGGGCACAGTGTCCCTCGTAACGTTCTCATCTTATTTGCCAACCTCTATGTGGCCATCCCTCCTGCTCTAAATCCAGTTGTTTATGGAGTGAAGACCAAGAAGATCCAGGACaaattccttcttctcttctccttcaaaAAGACACTGAGTGGGCTCTGA